One window of the Xiphophorus hellerii strain 12219 chromosome 15, Xiphophorus_hellerii-4.1, whole genome shotgun sequence genome contains the following:
- the nhsl1b gene encoding NHS-like protein 1 isoform X7, which translates to MFCLKAVSNLDEESKWTVHYTAPWHQQENVFLPGSRPPCVEDLHRQAKVNLKTALRECDKLRKDGFRSSQYYSQGPTFSDPKQSISSLQDDEDDENDRKSTASSAEDDKSQLSVRSPTPQGGSEVGEASEVDGQVVWNKAPPLPTPEEKMRQAAQAVPTDMVPINITGAVFDRQASIRRSLINTDTVPRRPKKVKRRKTISGLPDNINQELAAKGRGGELRPQSMFIPGQYSTLGRVGSVNSTLRHSETRDSSCQTEEVKIVPPSMRRIRAQRGQGIAAQMAGISASSSTGSISISSSDSSGVVIMPHLFNGDPSRFHSLPRQGARVSLSADPIYSSTPKKPEDQPQRQIGKLQVDDTVVHMRNTPRMNPLPRPKSQEVRGTHPTEWGGSTACVVSPHAAYSTSYIPNATLSSSTEVISLKTSSQSVSAYPMSRALSQASSTNTDHLMSSPTAFSHSPSLTTSTLMHTPQDICLTPARPASESGHSDSSIHSRSTLAPTPPSFLPEENWIYDTPENVMTPHRTLTSSCSTPINQLYSSLEHSSRTTTDSSSLYSQDNDGYYTSMHLDSGLRSRSHGSGHGATAGRASRHSMYECREMVGEEDSGSLYSDRSLSRSISLRKSRKPPPPPTRTDSLRRKPAAKKPLGGVAAISGANIPNGSMLSETLIASLQQSLQMGLREGKGKGASPSSPSHSPSSDYDDPWVMRSRSQSSISAGSSAASLAASANGAGMPSVYSLCHVTPTPSDTSSLRSDYAESWGYYSDYPRSQVDQRVQTPPGHAADRVTAGGHPGKFRKAGQTQGAPSQEVEVSAKSKPSNSSPDRVHRLTSPSSGYSSQSNTPTAGTPVPAFVRSMSPSGGKPRPKVPERKSSLLSSVSVSSSSTSLSSNTSDSLKCSGPPPPLPPLLFSSSAPTTPLNAPPPFPPPPTSTPPPPQDTSFPAHSTSPEFPPPPSPDMLIHTSSSFNGSLSPPPPPPLPAIGPPPPPPLPNFASVCTSPPKKTAKDPPMADLSNSPSNSPKPLITPFALQSVQLRSVRRPENEINSKSDNIETSLETILGLKHQDQELSYSQGHPTVLTSLTGSSEQDSLKAPPSPVSQLLEELSLDCSFTDETPDGAPINGETDEQSYRMLNGEENKERSSPIKQKPPAVAKKPKVSLILPFSTGEHVQPQLLDATPLTQADDQVDAPHRQIDEEVIEQSEEQEEEDTQESFELSGRGETSPDQDDSYYTNEDRSVDHELANGEAQEEEEEEDGMSSTTGSISSKDDDIGEVFEPSTAESSPPPSANGASEKNMVTPTPTATRPRTTEDLFAVIHRSKRKVLGRRESEEDKSLTGSQPQSPPSTPTSLSPGTVSPLPRQAGSIQRNLRKTSTSSDSFKALLLKKGSRSETSFRMSAAEMLRSTDPRFQRTRSDGSLDPALGSPTSPITPNSPSNSPSRGKRASELEWGRYEGLSSPTSSPYSMGTSKFGRSRTPPSAASSKYNARNRILSSPMTVICEREGELAESENGETAEDLSDPAVRTLPVLTDSNGT; encoded by the exons TCGACAGCTTCGTCAGCGGAGGATGACAAATCTCAGCTCTCCGTGAGATCCCCGACGCCGCAGGGTGGGAGCGAGGTGGGGGAGGCGTCTGAAGTTGACGGGCAGGTGGTATGGAACAAGGCTCCGCCTCTCCCGACCCCGGAGGAGAAGATGAGGCAGGCGGCTCAGGCCGTGCCCACAGATATGGTGCCCATCAACATTACAG GGGCAGTGTTTGACCGCCAGGCGAGCATCCGGCGCTCCCTCATTAACACTGACACCGTGCCCCGCCGGCCCAAGAAGGTCAAACGCAGAAAGACTATATCAGGGCTGCCTGACAACATCAACCAGGAGCTAG caGCTAAAGGGCGAGGCGGAGAACTTCGGCCACAGTCCATGTTCATCCCAGGACAGTACTCCACTTTGGGCCGAGTGGGGAGCGTCAACTCAACTCTCCGACATTCAGAGACCAGAGACTCGAGCTGCCAGACGGAGGAAGTGAAGATTGTCCCCCCGTCTATGAGGAGAATCCGGGCGCAGAGAGGACAGGGGATTGCCGCTCAGATGGCCGGTATATCTGCTTCCTCTTCCACGGGAAGCATCTCCATCTCCAGCAGCGACAGCTCGGGGGTTGTAATTATGCCCCATCTGTTTAACGGAGACCCCTCCCGTTTTCACAGCCTCCCTCGACAAGGTGCTAGGGTGTCCCTCAGTGCTGATCCTATCTATAGCAGCACGCCCAAAAAGCCAGAGGACCAGCCTCAGAGGCAGATTGGGAAGCTACAGGTTGACGACACGGTGGTGCACATGAGGAATACTCCGAGGATGAACCCTTTACCCAGGCCCAAGTCTCAAGAAGTGAGAGGGACGCACCCTACTGAGTGGGGAGGCAGCACGGCGTGCGTCGTCTCCCCTCATGCTGCTTATTCCACTTCCTACATCCCCAATGCCACACTGTCTAGCTCGACTGAAGTGATTAGCCTCAAGACCTCCAGTCAGTCAGTTTCAGCTTACCCCATGTCTCGAGCACTCAGCCAGGCTTCCTCTACCAACACCGACCACCTGATGTCCAGTCCAACCGCTTTTAGCCACAGCCCATCCTTGACCACTTCCACCCTCATGCACACACCTCAGGACATTTGTCTCACACCTGCCAGGCCAGCTAGTGAGTCGGGTCACTCAGACAGCAGCATCCACAGCCGCAGCACCCTGGCCCCCACTCCGCCGTCCTTCCTACCAGAAGAGAATTGGATCTATGACACGCCTGAAAATGTGATGACCCCACACCGCACCCTGACCTCCAGCTGCTCAACCCCAATCAACCAGCTCTACAGCAGCTTGGAACACTCCTCCAGGACCACCACCGACTCAAGTTCACTCTACTCTCAGGATAACGATGGGTACTACACCTCTATGCACCTGGATTCGGGTCTACGCTCCCGAAGTCACGGTAGCGGGCATGGTGCCACAGCTGGACGAGCCTCCAGACACAGCATGTATGAGTGTCGCGAGATGGTTGGTGAGGAAGACTCTGGGAGCCTCTACAGTGACCGCTCCCTCTCCCGCAGCATCTCCCTCCGCAAGTCCAGGAAACCCCCGCCTCCCCCAACTCGCACAGACTCTCTGAGACGCAAGCCTGCAGCAAAGAAACCCCTAGGAGGCGTTGCCGCCATTAGCGGTGCTAATATTCCTAATGGCAGTATGCTCAGTGAGACTTTGATTGCTAGCTTGCAGCAAAGCTTACAGATGGGACTGAGAGAAGGAAAGGGAAAGGGTGCTTCGCCCTCCTCACCATCGCACAGTCCAAGCAGTGACTATGATGACCCTTGGGTGATGCGGTCACGCAGTCAGAGCAGCATCAGTGCAGGTAGCTCTGCAGCCTCGCTAGCAGCTAGCGCCAACGGTGCTGGCATGCCAAGCGTGTACTCTCTCTGCCACGTCACGCCCACCCCCAGTGACACTAGCAGCTTGCGTTCTGACTATGCCGAGTCCTGGGGATACTACTCAGACTACCCACGCAGCCAAGTTGACCAGAGGGTCCAGACACCTCCTGGCCATGCTGCAGATAGGGTCACAGCTGGGGGTCATCCAGGAAAGTTTCGGAAAGCAGGTCAGACCCAGGGGGCTCCATCTCAGGAAGTAGAGGTGTCTGCAAAGAGCAAACCCTCCAACTCCTCACCGGACCGGGTGCACAGACTCACCTCCCCATCCAGCGGCTATTCCAGTCAGTCCAACACCCCCACAGCTGGAACACCGGTACCCGCATTCGTCAGGTCCATGTCTCCGTCGGGTGGAAAACCTAGACCGAAAGTCCCGGAGAGAAAGTCGTCTCTACTCTCCTCGGTTTCTGTCTCATCCTCCTCTACTTCGCTGTCCTCCAATACCTCAGACAGTCTGAAGTGCTCTGGTCCCCCTCCACCACTTCCACCACTGCTGTTCTCCTCCTCAGCTCCCACCACCCCTCTCAATGCACCTCCACCCTTCCCTCCCCCTCCAACTTCTACTCCTCCACCTCCGCAGGATACTTCTTTCCCTGCTCACTCCACTTCCCCAGAATTTCCTCCTCCACCGTCCCCAGACATGCTAATCCATACCAGCTCATCTTTCAATGGGAGCCTCAGTCCACCCCCTCCCCCGCCTCTCCCTGCCATAGGgccccctccacctcctccacttCCTAATTTTGCTTCAGTGTGTACCTCTCCTCCTAAGAAGACAGCAAAAGATCCTCCTATGGCAGATCTTTCCAATAGCCCCTCAAACTCGCCCAAGCCCTTGATCACCCCGTTTGCGCTGCAGAGTGTTCAGCTCCGCTCAGTTAGACGACCAGAGAATGAAATCAACAGTAAATCAGACAACATCGAAACAAGTCTAGAAACCATTTTGGGTCTGAAACATCAGGACCAGGAGTTGTCTTACTCTCAAGGGCATCCCACTGTACTGACCTCGTTGACTGGCTCATCTGAACAGGATTCGCTCAAGGCCCCGCCGTCACCTGTGTCGCAGCTTCTGGAAGAGCTGTCACTGGACTGCAGTTTCACAGATGAAACACCAGATGGCGCTCCCATCAATGGGGAAACTGATGAGCAGAGTTACCGTATGTTAAACGGTGAAGAAAACAAGGAACGTAGCTCCCCCATCAAACAAAAGCCCCCAGCCGTCGCCAAGAAACCCAAAGTTTCTCTGATATTACCGTTTAGCACAGGCGAACATGTCCAGCCACAGCTTCTGGATGCAACTCCTCTAACCCAAGCAGATGACCAAGTGGATGCACCACACAGGCAGATAGATGAGGAGGTGATAGAGCAGAGTGAggaacaggaagaggaggatacTCAAGAAAGCTTTGAGCTGTCAGGGAGAGGTGAGACATCACCAGACCAGGATGACTCCTACTATACAAATGAAGACAGAAGTGTTGATCATGAACTTGCAAACGGAGAGGctcaggaagaagaagaggaagaagatggaATGAGTAGCACCACTGGGTCAATCAGCTCCAAGGATGATGATATAG GTGAGGTTTTTGAACCCAGCACGGCTGAATCGTCTCCGCCCCCGTCAGCGAACGGGGCGTCTGAGAAGAACATGGTGACCCCTACTCCCACTGCTACCCGACCCAGAACCACAGAGGACCTCTTTGCTGTGATTCACAG GTCCAAGCGGAAAGTTCTGGGACGTAGGGAGTCTGAAGAAGACAAATCCCTAACTGGGAGCCAGCCCCAGTCTCCACCGTCGACCCCCACCAGCCTGTCTCCGGGGACGGTGTCACCGCTGCCCCGCCAGGCGGGCTCTATCCAGCGCAACCTCCGCAAGACCTCCACCAGCAGCGATTCCTTCAAGGCCCTCCTCCTCAAGAAGGGAAGCCGCTCCGAGACCAGTTTCAGGATGTCTGCCGCCGAGATGCTTCGCTCCACTGACCCTCGCTTCCAGCGAACACGCTCGGATGGCTCGTTAGACCCCGCTCTGGGTTCGCCCACCTCGCCGATTACCCCAAACAGCCCCTCCAACTCTCCCAGCCGAGGTAAGAGGGCATCCGAACTGGAGTGGGGCCGCTACGAGGGTCTGTCGTCGCCTACATCCTCGCCCTACTCGATGGGCACCTCAAAGTTCGGACGCTCTCGCACGCCGCCGTCTGCCGCCAGCAGTAAATACAACGCCCGGAACAGAATCCTCAGCAGCCCCATGACCGTGATCTGCGAGCGCGAAGGAGAACTGGCTGAGAGCGAGAATGGAGAAACTGCTGAAGATCTGTCCGACCCAGCGGTCCGGACTCTCCCCGTGCTCACAGACTCCAATGGCACTTGA
- the nhsl1b gene encoding NHS-like protein 1 isoform X6, whose amino-acid sequence MCWSLLDAVSNLDEESKWTVHYTAPWHQQENVFLPGSRPPCVEDLHRQAKVNLKTALRECDKLRKDGFRSSQYYSQGPTFSDPKQSISSLQDDEDDENDRKSTASSAEDDKSQLSVRSPTPQGGSEVGEASEVDGQVVWNKAPPLPTPEEKMRQAAQAVPTDMVPINITGAVFDRQASIRRSLINTDTVPRRPKKVKRRKTISGLPDNINQELAAKGRGGELRPQSMFIPGQYSTLGRVGSVNSTLRHSETRDSSCQTEEVKIVPPSMRRIRAQRGQGIAAQMAGISASSSTGSISISSSDSSGVVIMPHLFNGDPSRFHSLPRQGARVSLSADPIYSSTPKKPEDQPQRQIGKLQVDDTVVHMRNTPRMNPLPRPKSQEVRGTHPTEWGGSTACVVSPHAAYSTSYIPNATLSSSTEVISLKTSSQSVSAYPMSRALSQASSTNTDHLMSSPTAFSHSPSLTTSTLMHTPQDICLTPARPASESGHSDSSIHSRSTLAPTPPSFLPEENWIYDTPENVMTPHRTLTSSCSTPINQLYSSLEHSSRTTTDSSSLYSQDNDGYYTSMHLDSGLRSRSHGSGHGATAGRASRHSMYECREMVGEEDSGSLYSDRSLSRSISLRKSRKPPPPPTRTDSLRRKPAAKKPLGGVAAISGANIPNGSMLSETLIASLQQSLQMGLREGKGKGASPSSPSHSPSSDYDDPWVMRSRSQSSISAGSSAASLAASANGAGMPSVYSLCHVTPTPSDTSSLRSDYAESWGYYSDYPRSQVDQRVQTPPGHAADRVTAGGHPGKFRKAGQTQGAPSQEVEVSAKSKPSNSSPDRVHRLTSPSSGYSSQSNTPTAGTPVPAFVRSMSPSGGKPRPKVPERKSSLLSSVSVSSSSTSLSSNTSDSLKCSGPPPPLPPLLFSSSAPTTPLNAPPPFPPPPTSTPPPPQDTSFPAHSTSPEFPPPPSPDMLIHTSSSFNGSLSPPPPPPLPAIGPPPPPPLPNFASVCTSPPKKTAKDPPMADLSNSPSNSPKPLITPFALQSVQLRSVRRPENEINSKSDNIETSLETILGLKHQDQELSYSQGHPTVLTSLTGSSEQDSLKAPPSPVSQLLEELSLDCSFTDETPDGAPINGETDEQSYRMLNGEENKERSSPIKQKPPAVAKKPKVSLILPFSTGEHVQPQLLDATPLTQADDQVDAPHRQIDEEVIEQSEEQEEEDTQESFELSGRGETSPDQDDSYYTNEDRSVDHELANGEAQEEEEEEDGMSSTTGSISSKDDDIGEVFEPSTAESSPPPSANGASEKNMVTPTPTATRPRTTEDLFAVIHRSKRKVLGRRESEEDKSLTGSQPQSPPSTPTSLSPGTVSPLPRQAGSIQRNLRKTSTSSDSFKALLLKKGSRSETSFRMSAAEMLRSTDPRFQRTRSDGSLDPALGSPTSPITPNSPSNSPSRGKRASELEWGRYEGLSSPTSSPYSMGTSKFGRSRTPPSAASSKYNARNRILSSPMTVICEREGELAESENGETAEDLSDPAVRTLPVLTDSNGT is encoded by the exons TCGACAGCTTCGTCAGCGGAGGATGACAAATCTCAGCTCTCCGTGAGATCCCCGACGCCGCAGGGTGGGAGCGAGGTGGGGGAGGCGTCTGAAGTTGACGGGCAGGTGGTATGGAACAAGGCTCCGCCTCTCCCGACCCCGGAGGAGAAGATGAGGCAGGCGGCTCAGGCCGTGCCCACAGATATGGTGCCCATCAACATTACAG GGGCAGTGTTTGACCGCCAGGCGAGCATCCGGCGCTCCCTCATTAACACTGACACCGTGCCCCGCCGGCCCAAGAAGGTCAAACGCAGAAAGACTATATCAGGGCTGCCTGACAACATCAACCAGGAGCTAG caGCTAAAGGGCGAGGCGGAGAACTTCGGCCACAGTCCATGTTCATCCCAGGACAGTACTCCACTTTGGGCCGAGTGGGGAGCGTCAACTCAACTCTCCGACATTCAGAGACCAGAGACTCGAGCTGCCAGACGGAGGAAGTGAAGATTGTCCCCCCGTCTATGAGGAGAATCCGGGCGCAGAGAGGACAGGGGATTGCCGCTCAGATGGCCGGTATATCTGCTTCCTCTTCCACGGGAAGCATCTCCATCTCCAGCAGCGACAGCTCGGGGGTTGTAATTATGCCCCATCTGTTTAACGGAGACCCCTCCCGTTTTCACAGCCTCCCTCGACAAGGTGCTAGGGTGTCCCTCAGTGCTGATCCTATCTATAGCAGCACGCCCAAAAAGCCAGAGGACCAGCCTCAGAGGCAGATTGGGAAGCTACAGGTTGACGACACGGTGGTGCACATGAGGAATACTCCGAGGATGAACCCTTTACCCAGGCCCAAGTCTCAAGAAGTGAGAGGGACGCACCCTACTGAGTGGGGAGGCAGCACGGCGTGCGTCGTCTCCCCTCATGCTGCTTATTCCACTTCCTACATCCCCAATGCCACACTGTCTAGCTCGACTGAAGTGATTAGCCTCAAGACCTCCAGTCAGTCAGTTTCAGCTTACCCCATGTCTCGAGCACTCAGCCAGGCTTCCTCTACCAACACCGACCACCTGATGTCCAGTCCAACCGCTTTTAGCCACAGCCCATCCTTGACCACTTCCACCCTCATGCACACACCTCAGGACATTTGTCTCACACCTGCCAGGCCAGCTAGTGAGTCGGGTCACTCAGACAGCAGCATCCACAGCCGCAGCACCCTGGCCCCCACTCCGCCGTCCTTCCTACCAGAAGAGAATTGGATCTATGACACGCCTGAAAATGTGATGACCCCACACCGCACCCTGACCTCCAGCTGCTCAACCCCAATCAACCAGCTCTACAGCAGCTTGGAACACTCCTCCAGGACCACCACCGACTCAAGTTCACTCTACTCTCAGGATAACGATGGGTACTACACCTCTATGCACCTGGATTCGGGTCTACGCTCCCGAAGTCACGGTAGCGGGCATGGTGCCACAGCTGGACGAGCCTCCAGACACAGCATGTATGAGTGTCGCGAGATGGTTGGTGAGGAAGACTCTGGGAGCCTCTACAGTGACCGCTCCCTCTCCCGCAGCATCTCCCTCCGCAAGTCCAGGAAACCCCCGCCTCCCCCAACTCGCACAGACTCTCTGAGACGCAAGCCTGCAGCAAAGAAACCCCTAGGAGGCGTTGCCGCCATTAGCGGTGCTAATATTCCTAATGGCAGTATGCTCAGTGAGACTTTGATTGCTAGCTTGCAGCAAAGCTTACAGATGGGACTGAGAGAAGGAAAGGGAAAGGGTGCTTCGCCCTCCTCACCATCGCACAGTCCAAGCAGTGACTATGATGACCCTTGGGTGATGCGGTCACGCAGTCAGAGCAGCATCAGTGCAGGTAGCTCTGCAGCCTCGCTAGCAGCTAGCGCCAACGGTGCTGGCATGCCAAGCGTGTACTCTCTCTGCCACGTCACGCCCACCCCCAGTGACACTAGCAGCTTGCGTTCTGACTATGCCGAGTCCTGGGGATACTACTCAGACTACCCACGCAGCCAAGTTGACCAGAGGGTCCAGACACCTCCTGGCCATGCTGCAGATAGGGTCACAGCTGGGGGTCATCCAGGAAAGTTTCGGAAAGCAGGTCAGACCCAGGGGGCTCCATCTCAGGAAGTAGAGGTGTCTGCAAAGAGCAAACCCTCCAACTCCTCACCGGACCGGGTGCACAGACTCACCTCCCCATCCAGCGGCTATTCCAGTCAGTCCAACACCCCCACAGCTGGAACACCGGTACCCGCATTCGTCAGGTCCATGTCTCCGTCGGGTGGAAAACCTAGACCGAAAGTCCCGGAGAGAAAGTCGTCTCTACTCTCCTCGGTTTCTGTCTCATCCTCCTCTACTTCGCTGTCCTCCAATACCTCAGACAGTCTGAAGTGCTCTGGTCCCCCTCCACCACTTCCACCACTGCTGTTCTCCTCCTCAGCTCCCACCACCCCTCTCAATGCACCTCCACCCTTCCCTCCCCCTCCAACTTCTACTCCTCCACCTCCGCAGGATACTTCTTTCCCTGCTCACTCCACTTCCCCAGAATTTCCTCCTCCACCGTCCCCAGACATGCTAATCCATACCAGCTCATCTTTCAATGGGAGCCTCAGTCCACCCCCTCCCCCGCCTCTCCCTGCCATAGGgccccctccacctcctccacttCCTAATTTTGCTTCAGTGTGTACCTCTCCTCCTAAGAAGACAGCAAAAGATCCTCCTATGGCAGATCTTTCCAATAGCCCCTCAAACTCGCCCAAGCCCTTGATCACCCCGTTTGCGCTGCAGAGTGTTCAGCTCCGCTCAGTTAGACGACCAGAGAATGAAATCAACAGTAAATCAGACAACATCGAAACAAGTCTAGAAACCATTTTGGGTCTGAAACATCAGGACCAGGAGTTGTCTTACTCTCAAGGGCATCCCACTGTACTGACCTCGTTGACTGGCTCATCTGAACAGGATTCGCTCAAGGCCCCGCCGTCACCTGTGTCGCAGCTTCTGGAAGAGCTGTCACTGGACTGCAGTTTCACAGATGAAACACCAGATGGCGCTCCCATCAATGGGGAAACTGATGAGCAGAGTTACCGTATGTTAAACGGTGAAGAAAACAAGGAACGTAGCTCCCCCATCAAACAAAAGCCCCCAGCCGTCGCCAAGAAACCCAAAGTTTCTCTGATATTACCGTTTAGCACAGGCGAACATGTCCAGCCACAGCTTCTGGATGCAACTCCTCTAACCCAAGCAGATGACCAAGTGGATGCACCACACAGGCAGATAGATGAGGAGGTGATAGAGCAGAGTGAggaacaggaagaggaggatacTCAAGAAAGCTTTGAGCTGTCAGGGAGAGGTGAGACATCACCAGACCAGGATGACTCCTACTATACAAATGAAGACAGAAGTGTTGATCATGAACTTGCAAACGGAGAGGctcaggaagaagaagaggaagaagatggaATGAGTAGCACCACTGGGTCAATCAGCTCCAAGGATGATGATATAG GTGAGGTTTTTGAACCCAGCACGGCTGAATCGTCTCCGCCCCCGTCAGCGAACGGGGCGTCTGAGAAGAACATGGTGACCCCTACTCCCACTGCTACCCGACCCAGAACCACAGAGGACCTCTTTGCTGTGATTCACAG GTCCAAGCGGAAAGTTCTGGGACGTAGGGAGTCTGAAGAAGACAAATCCCTAACTGGGAGCCAGCCCCAGTCTCCACCGTCGACCCCCACCAGCCTGTCTCCGGGGACGGTGTCACCGCTGCCCCGCCAGGCGGGCTCTATCCAGCGCAACCTCCGCAAGACCTCCACCAGCAGCGATTCCTTCAAGGCCCTCCTCCTCAAGAAGGGAAGCCGCTCCGAGACCAGTTTCAGGATGTCTGCCGCCGAGATGCTTCGCTCCACTGACCCTCGCTTCCAGCGAACACGCTCGGATGGCTCGTTAGACCCCGCTCTGGGTTCGCCCACCTCGCCGATTACCCCAAACAGCCCCTCCAACTCTCCCAGCCGAGGTAAGAGGGCATCCGAACTGGAGTGGGGCCGCTACGAGGGTCTGTCGTCGCCTACATCCTCGCCCTACTCGATGGGCACCTCAAAGTTCGGACGCTCTCGCACGCCGCCGTCTGCCGCCAGCAGTAAATACAACGCCCGGAACAGAATCCTCAGCAGCCCCATGACCGTGATCTGCGAGCGCGAAGGAGAACTGGCTGAGAGCGAGAATGGAGAAACTGCTGAAGATCTGTCCGACCCAGCGGTCCGGACTCTCCCCGTGCTCACAGACTCCAATGGCACTTGA